The following proteins are co-located in the Camelina sativa cultivar DH55 chromosome 12, Cs, whole genome shotgun sequence genome:
- the LOC104731125 gene encoding probable polygalacturonase, translating into MPTSLSTFGVLLLLLFISHEGGFIGTADAEHDLIATDSHNHRVHRHRRHRGHRRGEEFEYSAISCRAYSASLDEFGAVGDGVTSNTAAFRDAVSQLSRFADHGGSLLFVPAGRWLTGSFNLTSHFTLFLHPDAVILASQEESDYEVIEPLPSYGRGRDTDGGRFISLLFGSNLTDVVITGENGTIDGQGEPWWGKFKRGELKYTRPYLIEIMHSDGIQISNLTFLNSPSWHIHPVYSSNILIQGLTILAPVTVPNTDGINPDSCTNTRIEDCYIVSGDDCIAVKSGWDQYGIAYGMPTKQLLIRRLTCISPDSAVIALGSEMSGGIEDVRAEDIVAIDSESGIRIKTAIGRGGYVKDVYVRGMTMKTMKYVFWMTGSYGSHPDEHYDPKALPVIQNINYQDMVAENVTMPAQLAGISGDQFTGICISNVTITLSKKPKKVLWNCTDISGYTSGVTPAPCQLLPEKQPGTIVPCNFPEDPMPIDEVKLQRC; encoded by the exons ATGCCAACCTCTCTCTCCACCTTTGGtgtccttctcctccttctcttcatCAGCCACGAGGGTGGCTTCATAGGAACCGCCGATGCCGAACATGACCTCATAGCCACTGATTCCCATAACCATCGGGTCCATCGCCATCGTCGTCACCGTGGCCACCGTCGTGGAGAAGAGTTTGAGTACTCAGCAATATCGTGTAGAGCTTACTCAGCCTCCTTGGACGAGTTTGGCGCCGTGGGAGACGGTGTGACCTCAAATACGGCGGCGTTTCGTGACGCGGTCTCACAACTTAGCCGTTTCGCTGATCACGGTGGCTCATTGTTATTTGTTCCCGCTGGACGGTGGCTCACCGGAAGCTTTAACCTCACCAGCCATTTCACGCTCTTTCTCCACCCTGATGCTGTTATCCTCGCCTCTCAA GAAGAGAGTGACTATGAAGTGATAGAGCCATTGCCTTCGTACGGGCGAGGGAGAGACACAGATGGTGGAAGATTCATCAGTCTACTTTTCGGTTCAAACTTAACCGACGTGGTTATCACCG GTGAGAATGGGACAATTGATGGACAAGGAGAGCCATGGTGGGGAAAATTCAAGAGAGGAGAACTAAAATACACAAGACCCTATTTGATTGAGATCATGCATTCTGATGGTATCCAAATCTCCAATCTCACTTTCTTGAATTCTCCTTCTTGGCATATTCACCCGGTCTACAgcag CAATATATTAATCCAAGGTTTGACAATATTAGCACCGGTCACGGTACCAAATACCGACGGAATCAACCCCG ATTCTTGTACCAACACGAGGATCGAGGACTGCTACATAGTCTCCGGTGACGATTGTATCGCCGTAAAGAGTGGATGGGATCAGTACGGAATCGCATACGGCATGCCTACGAAACAGCTTTTGATCCGACGGCTCACATGCATTTCCCCAGACAGTGCCGTGATCGCTCTCGGCAGCGAGATGTCCGGTGGAATTGAAGATGTTCGAGCTGAAGATATCGTCGCCATTGACTCTGAATCTGGAATCAG GATCAAAACAGCTATTGGACGAGGCGGATACGTGAAGGATGTGTACGTAAGAGGAATGACAATGAAGACAATGAAGTATGTGTTTTGGATGACCGGGAGTTACGGTTCTCATCCGGACGAGCATTACGATCCGAAGGCGTTACCAGTGATTCAGAACATCAACTACCAAGACATGGTAGCGGAGAACGTGACGATGCCAGCTCAGTTGGCTGGTATATCAGGAGACCAGTTTACAGGAATCTGTATCTCTAACGTGACGATCACTCTATCCAAGAAACCTAAGAAAGTGCTTTGGAATTGTACTGATATTTCTGGTTACACCAGTGGAGTGACTCCTGCGCCGTGTCAGTTGTTGCCGGAGAAGCAGCCGGGGACGATTGTGCCGTGTAACTTCCCGGAAGATCCGATGCCTATTGATGAAGTGAAGCTTCAACGTTGCTAA
- the LOC104731123 gene encoding uncharacterized protein LOC104731123 isoform X2 produces the protein MKNSSKSQKPQVFINFRGKAQRKNLVSFLKPKLEAIREIKVFMDEDEIRGKPITTLFERIRESSIALVIFSDKYTESCWCLDELVEIKNQMDKGSIVPFPIFYKVKPESVKYQTGPFGNNLLKTEDAIRKNVDRRNTRSILETEDMIWGWRQALVSIGGIMGLTYNHKCDSDFVDDIVVQVKKMLLLANLSPRNGLTIIKRPQMHPQEEVTSYSLLQALNLKESDLEDINGVVSQGTDRLVFLDLISLQNPILTQRLMELVQARKILLVLLGSLEYYNNGFTFDRLFLPKKPQVSYSDMVESNDNLRNNPQVSYSDAALTCCLSFLCNILKRTEMKIEDPPSPRVFIGLGEKHLGKFLVTSLKRELETNQIIVYYLEDETRSRIQESGVAVVFFSNKYPKSEKCLDELVEIKKLMDAGQIDAFPVFYGLKHEPVRKLNGCFLNRLLKIENEVRNNIKTRDDKSVIETEKKIWGWREAISSIASRPGLSYELSTDDVFVSDIVTKVKELFASREKQKTKAATTLVKSPDADLFYSKNSFLQALNRDITDFEGFTDIPNDLVLLRLKGQTNLVFLKLSSHENLVRFQSSDSFKSITEAFALNSMDVIRFSEPSLALALESYQSQQ, from the exons ATGAAGAACTCTTCCAAGTCTCAGAAGCCTCAAGTGTTCATCAATTTCAGGGGTAAAGCTCAAAGAAAAAACCTGGTGAGCTTTCTAAAGCCAAAACTAGAGGCAATCAGAGAAATCAAAGTTTTCATGGACGAGGACGAGATTAGAGGGAAGCCAATCACAACACTCTTCGAACGAATCAGAGAGTCAAGTATCGCACTAGTCATCTTCTCAGACAAGTACACCGAGTCATGCTGGTGCTTAGACGAGCTCGTTGAGATCAAGAACCAAATGGACAAAGGATCTATCGTTCCTTTTCCAATTTTCTACAAAGTGAAACCTGAGTCCGTCAAGTACCAGACTGGTCCCTTCGGTAATAATCTCCTCAAGACTGAAGATGCCATTCGCAAAAACGTTGACCGGAGAAACACTAGGTCAATACTTGAAACAGAGGATATGATTTGGGGATGGAGGCAAGCTTTAGTTTCCATAGGCGGCATAATGGGGTTAACTTATAATCATAAGTGTGACTCCGATTTCGTTGATGATATTGTGGTCCAGGTCAAGAAAATGTTATTGTTAGCCAATTTGTCTCCAAGAAATGGTCTTACAATCATAAAGAGACCTCAGATGCATCCTCAGGAAGAAGTAACGTCGTACTCGTTGTTACAAGCTTTAAACCTTAAGGAATCTGATCTTGAAGATATCAATGGCGTGGTTTCCCAAGGCACTGATCGTTTGGTGTTTCTTGACCTGATCTCTCTTCAGAATCCTATCCTTACTCAACGACTAATGGAGCTAGTTCAAGCTAGAAAGATTCTCTTGGTGTTGTTAGGTTCTCTAGAATACTACAATAAT GGATTTACTTTTGACCGTCTCTTTCTACCTAAGAAACCTCAAGTAAGCTACTCTGATATGGTAGAGAGTAATGACAATCTGCGTAATAATCCCCAAGTAAGCTACTCTGATGCTGCTTTGACCTGCTGCTTGTCATTCTTATGTAACATACTAAAACGTACTGAAATGAAAATCGAAGACCCTCCATCTCCAAGAGTGTTCATCGGTCTCGGAGAAAAGCATCTAGGAAAGTTCCTAGTGACCTCTTTGAAAAGAGAATTGGAAACGAACCAGATAATAGTGTACTATTTAGAGGATGAGACGAGGAGCAGGATCCAAGAGTCAGGGGTTGCAGTAGTATTCTTCTCAAATAAGTACCCTAAGTCAGAAAAGTGTCTTGATGAGCTCGTTGAGATCAAGAAACTGATGGACGCAGGGCAAATCGATGCCTTCCCTGTTTTTTACGGCTTGAAGCATGAACCAGTTAGGAAACTGAACGGATGTTTCCTTAATAGGCTTCTCAAGATAGAGAATGAAGTGCGTAACAACATCAAGACGAGAGATGATAAGTCTGTGattgaaactgaaaaaaaaatctggggATGGAGAGAAGCGATCTCATCCATTGCCTCAAGACCGGGTCTGAGCTATGAACTTAG CACTGATGACGTGTTCGTCAGTGATATTGTGACTAAGGTCAAGGAGCTATTTGCCTCTAGGGAGAAACAGAAGACAAAAGCAGCAACAACACTAGTCAAATCCCCTGATGCTGACTTATTCTACTCCAAAAATTCGTTTTTACAAGCTTTAAACCGTGACATTACAGACTTTGAAGGCTTCACAGATATCCCCAATGATCTTGTACTCCTGAGGCTTAAAGGACAGACTAATCTAGTGTTCCTCAAACTGAGTTCTCATGAAAATCTTGTTCGGTTTCAGAGTTCTGACTCATTCAAATCCATTACAGAG GCTTTTGCTTTGAATTCTATGGATGTTATCAGATTTAGCGAGCCTTCTCTGGCCTTGGCATTAGAGTCCTATCAATCTCAGCAATG A
- the LOC104731123 gene encoding uncharacterized protein LOC104731123 isoform X1 — protein sequence MKNSSKSQKPQVFINFRGKAQRKNLVSFLKPKLEAIREIKVFMDEDEIRGKPITTLFERIRESSIALVIFSDKYTESCWCLDELVEIKNQMDKGSIVPFPIFYKVKPESVKYQTGPFGNNLLKTEDAIRKNVDRRNTRSILETEDMIWGWRQALVSIGGIMGLTYNHKCDSDFVDDIVVQVKKMLLLANLSPRNGLTIIKRPQMHPQEEVTSYSLLQALNLKESDLEDINGVVSQGTDRLVFLDLISLQNPILTQRLMELVQARKILLVLLGSLEYYNNGFTFDRLFLPKKPQVSYSDMVESNDNLRNNPQVSYSDAALTCCLSFLCNILKRTEMKIEDPPSPRVFIGLGEKHLGKFLVTSLKRELETNQIIVYYLEDETRSRIQESGVAVVFFSNKYPKSEKCLDELVEIKKLMDAGQIDAFPVFYGLKHEPVRKLNGCFLNRLLKIENEVRNNIKTRDDKSVIETEKKIWGWREAISSIASRPGLSYELSTDDVFVSDIVTKVKELFASREKQKTKAATTLVKSPDADLFYSKNSFLQALNRDITDFEGFTDIPNDLVLLRLKGQTNLVFLKLSSHENLVRFQSSDSFKSITEAFALNSMDVIRFSEPSLALALESYQSQQWS from the exons ATGAAGAACTCTTCCAAGTCTCAGAAGCCTCAAGTGTTCATCAATTTCAGGGGTAAAGCTCAAAGAAAAAACCTGGTGAGCTTTCTAAAGCCAAAACTAGAGGCAATCAGAGAAATCAAAGTTTTCATGGACGAGGACGAGATTAGAGGGAAGCCAATCACAACACTCTTCGAACGAATCAGAGAGTCAAGTATCGCACTAGTCATCTTCTCAGACAAGTACACCGAGTCATGCTGGTGCTTAGACGAGCTCGTTGAGATCAAGAACCAAATGGACAAAGGATCTATCGTTCCTTTTCCAATTTTCTACAAAGTGAAACCTGAGTCCGTCAAGTACCAGACTGGTCCCTTCGGTAATAATCTCCTCAAGACTGAAGATGCCATTCGCAAAAACGTTGACCGGAGAAACACTAGGTCAATACTTGAAACAGAGGATATGATTTGGGGATGGAGGCAAGCTTTAGTTTCCATAGGCGGCATAATGGGGTTAACTTATAATCATAAGTGTGACTCCGATTTCGTTGATGATATTGTGGTCCAGGTCAAGAAAATGTTATTGTTAGCCAATTTGTCTCCAAGAAATGGTCTTACAATCATAAAGAGACCTCAGATGCATCCTCAGGAAGAAGTAACGTCGTACTCGTTGTTACAAGCTTTAAACCTTAAGGAATCTGATCTTGAAGATATCAATGGCGTGGTTTCCCAAGGCACTGATCGTTTGGTGTTTCTTGACCTGATCTCTCTTCAGAATCCTATCCTTACTCAACGACTAATGGAGCTAGTTCAAGCTAGAAAGATTCTCTTGGTGTTGTTAGGTTCTCTAGAATACTACAATAAT GGATTTACTTTTGACCGTCTCTTTCTACCTAAGAAACCTCAAGTAAGCTACTCTGATATGGTAGAGAGTAATGACAATCTGCGTAATAATCCCCAAGTAAGCTACTCTGATGCTGCTTTGACCTGCTGCTTGTCATTCTTATGTAACATACTAAAACGTACTGAAATGAAAATCGAAGACCCTCCATCTCCAAGAGTGTTCATCGGTCTCGGAGAAAAGCATCTAGGAAAGTTCCTAGTGACCTCTTTGAAAAGAGAATTGGAAACGAACCAGATAATAGTGTACTATTTAGAGGATGAGACGAGGAGCAGGATCCAAGAGTCAGGGGTTGCAGTAGTATTCTTCTCAAATAAGTACCCTAAGTCAGAAAAGTGTCTTGATGAGCTCGTTGAGATCAAGAAACTGATGGACGCAGGGCAAATCGATGCCTTCCCTGTTTTTTACGGCTTGAAGCATGAACCAGTTAGGAAACTGAACGGATGTTTCCTTAATAGGCTTCTCAAGATAGAGAATGAAGTGCGTAACAACATCAAGACGAGAGATGATAAGTCTGTGattgaaactgaaaaaaaaatctggggATGGAGAGAAGCGATCTCATCCATTGCCTCAAGACCGGGTCTGAGCTATGAACTTAG CACTGATGACGTGTTCGTCAGTGATATTGTGACTAAGGTCAAGGAGCTATTTGCCTCTAGGGAGAAACAGAAGACAAAAGCAGCAACAACACTAGTCAAATCCCCTGATGCTGACTTATTCTACTCCAAAAATTCGTTTTTACAAGCTTTAAACCGTGACATTACAGACTTTGAAGGCTTCACAGATATCCCCAATGATCTTGTACTCCTGAGGCTTAAAGGACAGACTAATCTAGTGTTCCTCAAACTGAGTTCTCATGAAAATCTTGTTCGGTTTCAGAGTTCTGACTCATTCAAATCCATTACAGAG GCTTTTGCTTTGAATTCTATGGATGTTATCAGATTTAGCGAGCCTTCTCTGGCCTTGGCATTAGAGTCCTATCAATCTCAGCAATGGTCTTAA